Part of the Fusobacterium sp. SYSU M8D902 genome, ATTTCAAGTTTTCCATCTTTGATCTCATTAAAAGTTTTAATATCTAAATATGGTTCAAGCTCTGTTACTTTCCCCTCTATATTTATGTCAGCTTCTGGATTATCAGTCAATGGTTTTCCTGTCTCTAAATAGTATAGTTCACAAGCTGTTCTAATATTACTCAATATAGCTATCGCCTTAGTGTCCTTTCCTATAGCTAATTGCTTTCTAAATTTCGGCACACCTATTCCCATCATCAATCCAATTAAAGCTATTGCTACTGTAATCTCAATCAAACTAAACCCACCATTTTTCATTATTTCTCCTCCTTCATATTATTTGTGAAATATTGAATATAGGAAGATATAATCCTAAGATTATTATTCCCACTATAACCCCCAATATCAATAGCAAAACAGGCTCTAGTAATGATGTCATTTTAAAAAGATAGTACTCCAATTCACTCTCCATAGTAGTTGCTATCCAGCTAAAAGCTCTCTCTATACTTCCACTTTTCTCTCCTATTTCAATAAGATAAAGTTGTGTAGCATTAAAAAATCCTGTCTTATAAAAAGCCTCATATATTGTACTCCCCATCTTAATCTCTCTCTCAATATTAGCTAATTCTCTCTGCTGAAACAGATAGAGATCCCCTTTTTTCAAAATTTCAAATATCTCCAATACCTCCATTCCAGCTTCATTCATTATAGAAAAATTTTTACAAAACTCAATTATCAATCTTCTTTTTAAAATATCTCCATAAAATGGGATTGATAATCTCAAATTCTCTACTATCTCTCTATTAATTTTCTTAAAAGAAAAAAATATCCCTATTATAAAAATGGATATACCTAAAATAATAGTGATAAAATTTTGACTAATAGCAATTAAAACTCTTGTTAAAAATGGTAATTCTACCCCTGTATCTTTAAAAAATTCAATAAAATTTGGAAACACAAAAGTAAGTATGAATATGATCAGTAAAACAGTAAAAATAAGTATAATAGTTGGGTAAAGTGTTGCTTCTTTTATCTTTTTCTTAATTTTTTCTTCAAAAATCAATTTTTCATATATTTTTTCTAAATTCTCTATTAATCTCCCTGATTCCTCACCTGCCAATAACATATTTAAATAGCTCTCTCCAAATATATTTTTATAAATCGAAAAAGCTACATATAAACTATTTCCCTCTATAATTTTTAAATGTATATTATGAATAATATTAAACAATTTTCCATCTTTTTGTTTACTCATAATCTCCAAAGCTTGAGATATTCCTATTCCACTCTCCAGTAGTATCTTTAGATTTTGAGTAAAATTTATAATATCTTTTTTTAAAATTTTAATTTTTTTATTAATAACCCTATACTCAATTAAGATCATCTGATTTTTAATCAAATATTTTTGCAAGTCTGATAACTTTTCAAACTCCAA contains:
- a CDS encoding prepilin-type N-terminal cleavage/methylation domain-containing protein, whose product is MKNGGFSLIEITVAIALIGLMMGIGVPKFRKQLAIGKDTKAIAILSNIRTACELYYLETGKPLTDNPEADINIEGKVTELEPYLDIKTFNEIKDGKLEIGGSRVKKTDADEADPNIIYGGEIELTFKSPETGKKGDGVYIWFKPEVGKDYDTKGNKWIEY
- a CDS encoding type II secretion system F family protein, producing the protein MKTYSVRVDTKEKKRATLILEFEKLSDLQKYLIKNQMILIEYRVINKKIKILKKDIINFTQNLKILLESGIGISQALEIMSKQKDGKLFNIIHNIHLKIIEGNSLYVAFSIYKNIFGESYLNMLLAGEESGRLIENLEKIYEKLIFEEKIKKKIKEATLYPTIILIFTVLLIIFILTFVFPNFIEFFKDTGVELPFLTRVLIAISQNFITIILGISIFIIGIFFSFKKINREIVENLRLSIPFYGDILKRRLIIEFCKNFSIMNEAGMEVLEIFEILKKGDLYLFQQRELANIEREIKMGSTIYEAFYKTGFFNATQLYLIEIGEKSGSIERAFSWIATTMESELEYYLFKMTSLLEPVLLLILGVIVGIIILGLYLPIFNISQII